The DNA sequence GCAAACTCGATCAGCTCAATGCCGGCGCTAAGACGATTCACACTCAGTTGGCAGACCCCGCCGCGGCATATCGCTCCGGCGTTGACTCGGCCACGGCCGCATCGGGCCAATTGGCAACCGGCCTCCACACGTTGGCCGATGGTTCCCAACAACTGGTCGTGGGCACCCAAACGCTGGCAGATGGAACGTCGAAACTAGTGGAGGGATCCAACCAACTCACCGTCGGCGCCAACTCGCTGGCTACGGGCTTGGTGCAGCTCGACGATGGCAGCAACGAGCTTGCCCTCAAGCTCAATGAAAGCGCTACCCAGGTGCCTCATTTCCCCGAGGACACCCTGGATGACTCCGCCCGGAATGTCTCCAGCCCGGCCACACTTAACTACACCAAGGCCTCCACCCAGCTCTTTGGCGAAGGCCTCGCCCCCATCTTCATCAGCTTGGGTCTCTTCATGGGCGGCACGGTCTGCTTCATGCTCTTGCGCCCCCTTCAGCGTCGCGCTGTCGACGCCGGAGCCAATCCGCTGCGCGTCGTCATGGCCTCCTACATTCCCGCCATGTTGGTTGGCCTGGCCCAAGCCACCGTCATGTTTGGCATCCAGCGACTGTTCATCGGTGTGCATGCGGTGAGCGAGCTGGGCATGTGGGCAGCCATGTGCCTGACGTCCATGGCCTTCATGGCGATCACCCAAGGCCTCAACGTGGTGTTCGGCACCACCGTCGGCCGCGTGCTGTGCATCGCCCTCATGAGCCTGCAGATCGTTTCCTCAGGTGGCATCTACCCGCCAGAAACTCAGCCGCTGCCGTTGAAGTGGTTCCACACCTACGACCCGATGACCTATTCGGTCAACCTCATCCGACAGGCAATGTTCGGAATATCGCCTGGCGACGACCGCGCCTACCAAGCCATCATCGTACTCGTGTGCATCGCGCTCGGCATGTTCTTGGCCTCTAGTTTGGCAGCACGCCGCGAACGCCACATTCGGATGAAGGACTTCCACCCGGAGGTCGCCGTTTAGTCGGCCACCCCTGCCAGCTCGTCAGCCTGGGCCAGCAATTCGGTGGCCCAGAATTCTCGACCCAGCGGGTGACGCACACCGGGTGCACCCCCCTCGGGTCGGCACTCCAGGACGGTGTCGACCCACCGGCTGGGCCACGCCGTAGCGCCGTGGGCCGCGCCCAACAACGCGCCAGCAATAGCGGCATTGGTGTCGGTGTCCCCGCCCATGCCGACGGCTTCGATCAGGGCGGACTCGGGATCGTTGACAAGCAGAAGTTGACGGACCGCAGCGATGGCTTCGAG is a window from the Corynebacterium testudinoris genome containing:
- a CDS encoding YhgE/Pip domain-containing protein: MLNGLHLGSELKRFSRGKLPPLALTVIVMLPLLFGGLFVWSYWDPVDRINKMPIALVNSDEGATVDGQQLNAASQIVDKLQESDQVRLEQVSSQDAMSGVNDGTYYFAIEFPTDFSEAAVSANSDTPHQAKLNVVFNTNNGFMAMTLGNQVVVRIIDTINEELGAEVASKLLVGFNTIGDGLQQAGDGASQLAEGTGTAEDGATQLADGATQLNDGLTTAQDGVDKLADGAQQLDDGINTAASGADQLASGLTRLQSATDELGAGAGQVADGVDQLTGFASGIEQTQQQLLAPLVNLSASLRATGLPQAMAAADQADQIIAGLQNPNGNNVSELISKLDQLNAGAKTIHTQLADPAAAYRSGVDSATAASGQLATGLHTLADGSQQLVVGTQTLADGTSKLVEGSNQLTVGANSLATGLVQLDDGSNELALKLNESATQVPHFPEDTLDDSARNVSSPATLNYTKASTQLFGEGLAPIFISLGLFMGGTVCFMLLRPLQRRAVDAGANPLRVVMASYIPAMLVGLAQATVMFGIQRLFIGVHAVSELGMWAAMCLTSMAFMAITQGLNVVFGTTVGRVLCIALMSLQIVSSGGIYPPETQPLPLKWFHTYDPMTYSVNLIRQAMFGISPGDDRAYQAIIVLVCIALGMFLASSLAARRERHIRMKDFHPEVAV